In Maridesulfovibrio sp., a single genomic region encodes these proteins:
- a CDS encoding late competence development ComFB family protein, with product MLSMKEFFGNGEIVNLAEQAVYEELNAFIDKKEVEFCQCDKCLFDIACVVLNNIPSMYSSSIADRTYPSSEFKIGFDQLKEAAAAEIPKAIRRVKDRLHH from the coding sequence ATGTTAAGCATGAAAGAATTCTTCGGTAACGGAGAGATAGTGAACCTGGCGGAACAGGCTGTGTACGAAGAACTCAACGCATTCATTGATAAAAAGGAAGTAGAGTTCTGCCAGTGTGACAAATGCCTGTTCGACATTGCCTGCGTTGTCCTGAACAACATTCCAAGCATGTACTCGTCCAGCATTGCGGACCGAACATATCCTTCTTCCGAATTCAAAATCGGTTTCGACCAGTTGAAGGAAGCTGCCGCAGCGGAAATTCCGAAAGCAATCAGAAGGGTCAAGGACAGACTGCATCATTAA